TCGTGATTCCGCTCCTGGCCCCCCTGGCCCTCAAAATCCTGCGCTCTCCGCCGGAGGAGGAAAAACCGTGAGCCATCCAAAAGGGAAATCCACCCCCACGCGGAGAAAGTTCCTCCAGCTGCTCTCGGCGATGTTCCTGGTCGGATGCTCCCGGCTGGACAGCAACCCCTACGCCCAGCAGGTGCTCGGCTGGTTCGACCGCTGGAATCACCGGGTCGGGCGGATGCTCGACAGCCCCCACCGGCTGGCGCCCACCTATCCGCGCTCGGCGGTGCAGCCCGAGCAAATGCGGCCGAACGGCTCGATCGTCACGCCGGGGGCACAGCGGATTAACACGCCGGAGGCCGAATGGCGGCTCGCGGTGGGCGAGGCGCGGCTGGAGAAGGGAAAGGTGGTGAAGCGCTACTGGACGCGCGAGTACACCCTCGAAGAAGTTCGTCAGATGCCCCCGCTCTCCCTCACCGTCGAGCACGTCTGCGTAGAGGGATGGAGCGCCATCTGCCACTGGAAAGGGATCGCGCTCCGCGAACTGATCAGCCGCCACGCTCTCCGGCCCGAGAGCCGGTACGTTTATTTTCTCTGCGATGACGCGATGGAGGGCCCGCGAGGCTTGGAGCGCTACGGCGTCACCTTCGATCTCTCATCGGCCCTTCATCCCCAGAACGTTCTCGCCTATGAGTACAACGGGGAGAAACTCTCCATCGAACACGGCGCCCCCCTTCGCCTCGCCGCCCCCACCCACGTGGGCTGGAAAAGCGCCAAGTACCTCCGCTACATCTTTTTTGTCAACGAGGATTTGGGCGGATTCTGGGAGAACCAGGGCTACCCGCGCTACTACGGCTTCTGATGGCGGCCCGCCATCTTGACAATACCAGGGTCGGCCCCTTTAATACCGGGGAATTTCGGAGAGGCTCCCCTGCGCGGAGAGGAATCCCCGTACACCGACATTCCGGCGTAGCTCAATGGCAGAGCTATCGGCTGTTAACCGATAGGTTGTAGGTTCGAATCCTACCGCCGGAGCCAAAAATACAAAAAGACCGCTGGCCGCTCGCCAGCGGTCTTTTTTCTGCCCCAATGAAAAATTTCCGCCGTTCAACTCAAAAAAGAGGGATTGAAAGACAAGGAGACCGGGAGCACCTGAAACCTTGCCGGTATGCCACCGGAGGACCCTTGAAGGGTGGACGGTTAAAACCGCTTCCGGGGCGCCGGGCTTTCTGGTTTTCGATCATGGGAGGTGCTCCCGGCCCGAAACTCCATCTGCCCTAAAACAGAACGGATATTCTTTTCCCTTTGCTCACCCTCCTCCTGTTTTGAGTTCGAGTATCTTCTGAGACTCTGCCATCTCCTCGATCATGATGTTGGTCTTCATGAAATCGCGGGAAAGACGCGTGAGGAGCTGCTGAATCTGAATCGGGGAAAGCGCCGCCGTCAATTCCTGAAAAACCGTCTTCCATGCCTCCGCATTGCGATCGCCACGGTGGAACGATCCGTTGTTCGCCACCAATTCCTCGTAGACTTCGTGTTCGTGATTCATCAGGAACCGGAGCGCGGGCTCGTAGTTCAAATCCGTTCCGTGGAGATATCCCATTAAATGGTCCCGGAACTTCTTGACCATCTCTCGTCGAAACATGGCGGCACCCCCCGGTGAGAATGCAGATGGCCGACCCGCGCCCCATGGGGCCGGTCTTTTTCCAAGATCGGCTCCGCCCGGAGCCGCGTCAACAAAAAATGAGCGTCAGAAGAAAAAGG
The sequence above is drawn from the bacterium genome and encodes:
- a CDS encoding molybdopterin-dependent oxidoreductase; translated protein: MSHPKGKSTPTRRKFLQLLSAMFLVGCSRLDSNPYAQQVLGWFDRWNHRVGRMLDSPHRLAPTYPRSAVQPEQMRPNGSIVTPGAQRINTPEAEWRLAVGEARLEKGKVVKRYWTREYTLEEVRQMPPLSLTVEHVCVEGWSAICHWKGIALRELISRHALRPESRYVYFLCDDAMEGPRGLERYGVTFDLSSALHPQNVLAYEYNGEKLSIEHGAPLRLAAPTHVGWKSAKYLRYIFFVNEDLGGFWENQGYPRYYGF